The Fulvivirga ligni genome window below encodes:
- a CDS encoding Gfo/Idh/MocA family protein, with protein MNSKINRRKFVIGSGLALGGLSLGLSSFRAAAKPLKIGIIGTGSRGQGLQSLVNSIDGMEIVACCDVIPFRLKEGLALAPKARSYTDYKALLNDKNVEAVIISTPFALHGNMAYDALDAGKHVYCEKTMMRGIDMIQKTITKAQANPKLIFQTGHQYHSSELYRKAREIIRSGYIGDITAYRCQWNRNGDWRRQVPDPKWERLINWRMYKEYSGGLIAELMSHQIDFVNWTSGSLPAKIVGFGGIDHWNDGRETYDNIHLSMEYANGLDANFSCTTTNGFEDYQIKVLGSKGTMLLNYTTGKIYLESRNPQELGLVDGVSGATLKAWEQGESVPIKANGDDPTRQALVDFRDSIHNEKQPESNVITGGTTAKCVAIALDAVWDEEVKHWGDYPELKV; from the coding sequence ATGAATAGTAAAATCAATAGAAGAAAATTTGTAATAGGCAGTGGTTTGGCATTAGGCGGGTTAAGTCTTGGCTTGTCGTCATTTAGGGCGGCCGCTAAGCCACTGAAAATAGGTATTATAGGAACAGGATCGAGAGGGCAGGGGCTACAAAGTCTGGTCAATAGTATTGATGGGATGGAGATTGTCGCCTGCTGTGATGTCATTCCTTTCCGACTGAAGGAAGGTCTAGCGCTGGCTCCAAAGGCCAGGAGTTATACTGATTATAAGGCATTATTGAACGATAAAAATGTGGAGGCAGTGATCATCTCCACACCCTTCGCCTTACATGGGAATATGGCCTACGATGCCCTGGATGCCGGCAAGCATGTGTATTGTGAGAAAACCATGATGCGAGGCATTGATATGATTCAGAAAACTATCACTAAAGCACAGGCTAACCCAAAATTGATCTTCCAGACGGGGCATCAGTATCATAGCTCCGAGCTTTATCGCAAAGCGCGTGAGATCATCAGGTCTGGTTATATTGGTGATATTACAGCCTATCGCTGCCAGTGGAACCGTAATGGCGATTGGCGCAGGCAGGTGCCCGATCCAAAATGGGAGCGACTGATCAACTGGAGGATGTATAAGGAATACTCTGGTGGTTTGATCGCAGAATTAATGTCTCATCAAATAGACTTCGTCAACTGGACTTCAGGTTCTTTGCCGGCTAAGATAGTTGGTTTCGGAGGTATAGATCACTGGAATGACGGCCGGGAGACTTATGATAACATTCACCTCTCCATGGAATATGCCAACGGCCTTGATGCTAACTTCTCTTGCACTACTACCAACGGCTTTGAAGATTATCAAATCAAAGTACTGGGCAGCAAAGGCACCATGTTATTGAATTACACCACCGGAAAAATCTATCTGGAATCAAGAAATCCCCAAGAGCTGGGTTTAGTAGATGGAGTTTCAGGAGCCACCTTAAAAGCCTGGGAGCAAGGTGAAAGCGTTCCCATCAAAGCCAATGGAGATGATCCCACCAGGCAGGCACTCGTAGATTTTAGAGATTCCATTCATAATGAAAAACAGCCCGAGTCTAATGTAATCACTGGCGGTACTACTGCAAAGTGTGTGGCCATTGCATTAGATGCAGTATGGGATGAGGAGGTGAAGCATTGGGGGGATTATCCGGAGTTAAAAGTCTAA
- a CDS encoding Gfo/Idh/MocA family protein, whose protein sequence is MESRRTFIKKSALGTAGLSLAFSASSYNRIIGANDRINFGVAGLHGRGKALGVAISDSPNTAIRYICDVDKRQFADYKGVLASVGSKDKPKEIEDFREMIKNKDIDAVAIATPDHQHAPMAIMALEAGKNVYVEKPCGYDCREGELIVEAQKKYKHLVQMGNQQRSAPTSIECISDIHSGAIGDVYYGKAWYANARGPIGKAKKVPTPDWLNWELWQGPAPRQDFEDIWVHYNWHWNWNWGTGEINNNGTHELDICRWALGVEYPTKASSSGGRYHFHDDWQFYDTQIANFEFGEDKMISWEGKSCNPSKLYGLDRGAAIYGKDGYAILTRNGSTLYSNDGKEMKVMKEEKTSATTNTVGAGALDVYHMTNFLNGIRKGETLNSPIEDGAKSNMLCHLGNMSQKLGKVIHLDGKGKLKEAMQMWGRTYEPGWEPKV, encoded by the coding sequence ATGGAGTCCAGAAGAACATTTATCAAAAAAAGCGCATTAGGAACAGCTGGGCTCTCACTGGCATTTTCCGCGTCTAGTTATAATAGAATAATAGGTGCCAATGACCGAATCAATTTTGGCGTGGCAGGGTTGCATGGTAGAGGGAAAGCGCTCGGCGTTGCCATTTCAGATTCTCCCAATACAGCCATCAGATATATTTGTGATGTAGATAAGCGTCAATTTGCTGATTACAAAGGAGTTCTTGCCAGTGTAGGCTCCAAGGATAAGCCTAAAGAAATAGAGGATTTCCGCGAAATGATCAAGAACAAAGATATTGATGCTGTAGCCATTGCTACCCCTGATCATCAGCATGCTCCTATGGCCATTATGGCGCTTGAGGCAGGCAAAAATGTGTATGTAGAAAAGCCATGTGGTTATGACTGCAGGGAAGGTGAGCTGATCGTGGAGGCGCAGAAGAAATATAAGCACCTGGTGCAGATGGGAAACCAGCAACGAAGCGCACCTACCTCCATTGAGTGCATTTCAGATATTCATAGTGGCGCCATTGGCGATGTATATTATGGTAAGGCCTGGTATGCTAATGCTCGTGGTCCTATCGGAAAAGCTAAAAAAGTGCCTACTCCTGATTGGCTCAACTGGGAATTATGGCAAGGACCAGCTCCAAGGCAGGATTTTGAAGATATCTGGGTGCATTACAATTGGCATTGGAACTGGAACTGGGGTACAGGTGAAATCAATAATAACGGAACCCATGAGCTGGATATCTGCCGCTGGGCATTGGGCGTAGAATATCCCACAAAGGCCTCGTCATCAGGTGGTCGCTACCATTTTCATGACGACTGGCAGTTTTATGATACTCAGATAGCCAATTTTGAATTTGGAGAAGATAAGATGATCTCATGGGAAGGGAAAAGTTGCAACCCATCCAAATTGTACGGTTTGGATAGAGGTGCGGCCATTTATGGTAAAGACGGTTATGCTATTCTCACCAGAAACGGTTCTACTCTTTATTCCAATGATGGTAAAGAAATGAAAGTAATGAAGGAAGAGAAGACCAGTGCTACCACCAATACTGTAGGTGCCGGTGCCCTGGATGTTTATCACATGACTAACTTTTTGAATGGAATAAGAAAAGGTGAAACGCTCAATTCTCCTATTGAAGATGGAGCTAAGAGTAATATGCTTTGTCACTTGGGGAATATGTCTCAGAAGCTGGGCAAGGTGATTCACCTTGATGGGAAAGGTAAATTGAAGGAGGCCATGCAGATGTGGGGCAGAACTTACGAGCCAGGATGGGAGCCAAAGGTTTAA